A stretch of the Papaver somniferum cultivar HN1 chromosome 6, ASM357369v1, whole genome shotgun sequence genome encodes the following:
- the LOC113288745 gene encoding DNA replication licensing factor MCM4-like: MASDSSPSHRNGGQSSPIDQSSSPIANTNSSPGDAAQRRRRRERSPSDASLFATPPSQRARFDATPTPSSTQSGRGGRRSRATPMATPTSTDDAIPSSDGGEGEEAAPPMYVWGTNISVHDVNAAILRFLRHFRENPLQTEGKYMRAIHHILEIEGETLDVDAHDVFDYDSDLYTKMVRYPLEVLAIFDIVLMEMTSKINDLFEKHIQARIFNLRTSTPMRNLNPSDIEKMVSIKGMIIRCSSIIPEIREAVFKCLVCGYFSDPVGVDRGRVSEPPRCNKEECRALNSMALVHNRCRFADKQIVRLQETPDDIPEGGTPHTVSLLMHDKLVDAGKPGDRVEVTGIYRAMSVRVGPTQRSVKSLFKTYIDCLHIKKTDKSRMQAEDQTEHLDASDNMNEDVPVDFQDKVEQLKELAKLPDIYERLTRSLAPNIWELDDVKKGLLCQLFGGSALKLPSGASFRGDINILMVGDPGTSKSQLLQYIHKLAPRGIYTSGRGSSAVGLTAYVAKDPETGETVLESGALVLSDRGICCIDEFDKMSENARSMLHEVMEQQTVSIAKAGIIASLNARTSVLACANPSGSRYNPRLSVIDNIHLPPTLLSRFDLIYLLLDKADEQADRRLAKHIVALHFENPESIQQDVLDLPTLTAYLSYARRYVHPKLSDEAADELTRGYVELRRRGNFPGSSKKVITATPRQIESLIRLSEALARIRFSEWVEKHDVIEAFRLLEVAMQQSATDHATGTIDMDLITTGVSASERIRRENLVSATRNLIMEKLQLGGPSTRSMELLEELKKQGSAEIQLNDLRNALATLAGEGFIVLLGDTVKRI, from the exons ATGGCGTCCGATTCTTCTCCCAGCCACCGAAATGGAGGTCAGTCTTCACCAATCGATCAATCATCAAGTCCAATCGCAAACACGAACTCATCCCCAGGTGATGCtgctcagagaagaagaaggagagaaagaagtcCATCGGATGCATCTTTGTTTGCAACACCACCTTCTCAACGAGCTCGATTCGATGCGACTCCAACTCCATCAAGTACTCAAAGTGGAAGAGGAGGGAGGAGATCTAGAGCAACGCCGATGGCAACACCTACATCTACAGATGATGCTATTCCTTCTTCAGATGGTGGTGAAGGAGAAGAGGCTGCTCCACCTATGTATGTTTGGGGAACTAATATAAGTGTTCATGATGTTAATGCTGCGATTCTTAGGTTTTTGAGACATTTTCGTGAGAATCCGTTGCAAACTGAAGGGAAATATATGAGAGcgattcatcatattcttgaaatAGAAGGAGAAACACTTGATGTTGATGCACATGATGtgtttgattatgattctgatctGTATACTAAGATGGTTCGGTACCCACTTGAGGTTTTAGCTATTTTTGATATTGTTCTTATGGAAATGACTAGCAAGATTAATGATTTGTTTGAGAAGCATATTCAAGCGAGgatttttaatctcagaacatcAACACCTATGAGAAATCTGAACCCATctg ATATTGAGAAGATGGTGTCTATTAAAGGAATGATTATTCGATGTAGCTCAATAATACCAGAAATAAGGGAAGCTGTATTCAAATGTCTTGTGTGTGGGTACTTCTCTGACCCAGTGGGAGTAGACCGAG GCCGAGTCAGTGAACCCCCAAGGTGTAATAAGGAAGAGTGTCGTGCCTTGAACTCCATGGCTCTGGTTCACAACCGATGCCG GTTTGCTGACAAGCAGATCGTGAGACTGCAAGAGACACCAGATGATATTCCAGAAGGGGGTACTCCTCACACAGTTAGCTTATTAATGCATGACAAACTTGTTGATGCTGGAAAGCCAGGTGATAGAGTTGAG GTCACTGGTATATATAGGGCAATGAGTGTTAGAGTTGGACCAACACAAAGATCAGTGAAATCTTTGTTCAAG ACTTACATAGATTGTCTTCATATAAAGAAGACCGATAAATCTAGAATGCAAGCCGAGGATCAAACAGAACATCTTGATGCCTCTGACAACATGAATGAAGATGTACCCGTTGACTTTCAAGACAAG GTTGAACAGTTAAAAGAGCTTGCGAAATTGCCTGATATATATGAGAGGTTAACTAGATCCCTGGCACCAAACATATGGGAACTAGATGATGTTAAGAAAGGCCTTCTTTGTCAG CTGTTTGGTGGAAGTGCTTTGAAGCTGCCATCTGGGGCTAGCTTCCGTGGTGACATCAATATTCTGATGGTTGGTGATCCTGGAACCAGTAAATCCCAGTTGCTCCAATACATACACAAGCTCGCACCTCGTGGTATCTACACCAGTGGAAGAGGTAGTTCTGCTGTAGGTTTGACTGCCTATGTAGCCAAGGACCCAGAAACTGGTGAAACG GTACTTGAAAGTGGGGCCCTTGTCTTGAGTGATAGAGGTATTTGTTGCATTGATGAATTTGACAAAATGTCAGAGAACGCGAGGAGCATGTTACATGAG GTAATGGAGCAACAAACTGTTTCAATAGCGAAGGCAGGAATCATTGCTTCTCTTAATGCTCGGACTTCTGTGTTAGCTTGTGCTAATCCAAGTGGTTCACGTTATAATCCACGCCTATCTGTGATTGACAATATACACCTACCACCTACCTTGTTGTCAAG GTTTGATTTGATATACTTGCTTCTGGACAAGGCTGATGAACAAGCAGATAGGCGTCTTGCAAAGCATATTGTTGCATTGCACTTCGAAAATCCTGAG AGTATACAACAAGATGTGTTGGATCTTCCAACCTTAACAGCATACCTTAGTTATGCCAGAAGATACGTCCACCCAAAGTTATCTGATGAAGCTGCAGACGAGTTAACACGAGGATATGTGGAATTAAGGAGAAGGGGAAACTTTCCAGGAAGCAGCAAAAAG GTGATAACAGCAACGCCTAGGCAAATTGAGAGTCTGATTCGCCTTAGTGAAGCCCTGGCACGTATTCGTTTCTCAGAATGG GTAGAAAAGCATGATGTGATTGAAGCGTTCAGGCTTCTTGAAGTTGCCATGCAACAGTCAGCCACTGATCACGCCACAG GAACAATTGATATGGATCTGATCACCACTGGAGTTTCTGCAAGTGAAAGGATAAGAAGAGAAAATTTGGTGTCAGCAACTCGAAACCTAATAATGGAAAAATTGCAACTTGGTGGGCCATCAACCCGTTCAATGGAG TTGCTGGAGGAGCTGAAGAAGCAAGGTTCAGCAGAAATTCAGCTTAATGAT TTAAGGAATGCTTTAGCAACTCTTGCGGGCGAGGGATTTATTGTTCTTCTCGGTGACACTGTTAAGAGGATATAA